In Drosophila pseudoobscura strain MV-25-SWS-2005 chromosome 4, UCI_Dpse_MV25, whole genome shotgun sequence, the following proteins share a genomic window:
- the LOC6903352 gene encoding BTB/POZ domain-containing protein 9-like: protein MILAARCEYFRALLYGPLAESMERPIPLPQVPLEAFKVILCYLYSGELRIPKMNLDASVKVLSLANMYCLAEVESVVTKHMIQNLKTSNVLMVLDESRRYNLNELAKECLKLVDRNSSDLLKHYSFRVLSKESLEEVLRRDTFVAPEVDIFEAVYKWSLLNADVDINSVVSLVRLPLMTVEHLLRVVRPTRIVEPEKLLDAIASGIAPVNLPYRAVVCPGVDVTASEKHTYRWTINCNELSIELSCWDKINTLHILGTYDHTVNALSCAAEVSCDRIHWERVGNGRFQLSQTWQIIRFPAQAVRFVRIVHPETGRKDLINYVMQLKAILEDTVPEDRVGQCLTVETPV, encoded by the coding sequence ATGATTCTGGCTGCGCGCTGTGAATACTTCCGCGCCCTGCTCTACGGGCCCTTGGCCGAGTCAATGGAACGCCCAATACCGCTGCCGCAGGTGCCGTTGGAGGCCTTCAAGGTAATCCTCTGCTATCTTTATTCGGGAGAGCTAAGAATCCCGAAGATGAACCTGGATGCCAGCGTCAAAGTACTAAGTCTGGCCAATATGTATTGCTTAGCGGAAGTCGAGTCAGTCGTAACGAAACATATGATTCAGAATCTGAAGACCAGCAACGTTTTAATGGTCCTGGATGAATCACGCCGATACAATCTGAACGAATTGGCCAAAGAGTGCCTCAAGCTCGTGGACCGCAATTCGTCCGATTTGCTAAAACACTATTCATTCCGAGTGCTGTCGAAGGAGTCCCTTGAGGAAGTGCTGAGGCGGGACACCTTCGTTGCTCCCGAGGTGGATATCTTTGAAGCTGTGTATAAATGGAGTCTCCTCAATGCGGACGTGGACATAAATTCGGTCGTATCGCTCGTGCGCCTCCCGCTCATGACGGTCGAGCATCTGTTGCGTGTGGTGCGTCCCACTAGAATCGTCGAGCCGGAAAAACTACTCGACGCGATCGCTAGTGGGATCGCCCCGGTGAATCTGCCATACCGTGCCGTAGTGTGTCCAGGGGTGGATGTTACCGCCTCCGAAAAGCATACGTACCGGTGGACAATCAACTGCAATGAGCTGTCGATCGAGCTGAGTTGCTGGGATAAAATCAACACACTTCATATTCTGGGTACATACGATCATACAGTCAACGCGCTAAGTTGCGCCGCGGAGGTCTCTTGCGACAGGATTCACTGGGAACGAGTGGGAAATGGCAGATTTCAACTATCGCAGACGTGGCAGATCATCCGTTTCCCCGCACAGGCGGTTCGCTTCGTTCGGATCGTGCATCCAGAGACCGGACGCAAAGATTTGATAAACTATGTTATGCAGCTCAAAGCCATCCTAGAGGACACTGTGCCCGAAGACCGAGTTGGCCAGTGCTTGACAGTGGAGACTCCGGTGTAA